One Myotis daubentonii chromosome 3, mMyoDau2.1, whole genome shotgun sequence genomic window carries:
- the NHLRC1 gene encoding E3 ubiquitin-protein ligase NHLRC1, with translation MGAEASGSGPALRELLREAEISLLECKVCFERFGHRQQRRPRNLPCGHVVCLACVAALAHPRTLALECPFCRRACRGCDTSDCLPVLHLLELLGSALRPAQAAHRGAPGGPGPLTCHLAFGGWGTLVNPTGLALCPKTGRVVVVHDGKRRVKIFDSGGGCAHQFGEKGDAAQDIKYPLDVTVTNDCHVVVTDAGDRSIKVFDFFGQIRLVVGGQFSLPWGVETTPQNGVVVTDAEAGSLHLLEVDFPEGVLRRTERLQAHLCGPRGVAVSWLTGAIAVLERPLALGAGTCGTTVKVFSATMQLIGRVDTFGLSLFFPSEITASAVTFDHQGNVIVADTSSHAVLCLGKPEEFPGPKPVITHGLSHPVALTFTKENSLLVLDSAAHSVKVYKVDWG, from the coding sequence ATGGGTGCCGAGGCCTCGGGGAGCGGGCCGGCGCTGCGGGAGCTCCTGCGCGAGGCCGAGATCAGTCTGCTCGAGTGCAAGGTGTGCTTTGAGAGGTTCGGCCATCGCCAGCAGCGGCGCCCGCGCAACCTGCCCTGCGGCCACGTGGtctgcctggcctgcgtggcCGCCCTGGCGCACCCGCGGACGCTGGCACTCGAGTGCCCCTTCTGCCGGCGAGCCTGCCGGGGCTGCGACACGAGCGACTGCCTGCCGGTGCTGCACCTGCTGGAGCTCCTGGGCTCCGCCCTCCGCCCCGCCCAGGCCGCCCACCGCGGCGCCCCCGGCGGCCCTGGGCCGCTCACCTGCCACCTCGCCTTCGGCGGCTGGGGGACCCTGGTGAACCCCACGGGGCTGGCGCTGTGTCCCAAGACGGGGCGGGTCGTGGTGGTGCACGACGGCAAGCGGCGGGTCAAGATCTTTGATTCCGGGGGAGGATGCGCGCACCAGTTTGGAGAGAAGGGGGACGCCGCCCAGGACATTAAGTACCCCCTCGATGTCACCGTCACCAACGACTGCCACGTGGTTGTCACCGATGCCGGCGACCGCTCTATCAAAGTGTTCGATTTTTTTGGCCAGATCAGGCTCGTCGTCGGAGGCCAGTTCTCCTTGCCTTGGGGCGTGGAGACCACCCCTCAGAATGGGGTCGTGGTAACTGACGCGGAGGCAGGGTCCCTGCACCTCCTGGAGGTGGACTTTCCAGAAGGGGTCCTCCGGCGAACCGAGAGGTTGCAAGCGCATCTGTGCGGTCCCCGAGGGGTGGCGGTGTCCTGGCTCACAGGGGCCATTGCGGTCCTAGAGCGCCCCCTGGCGCTGGGGGCCGGGACCTGCGGCACCACGGTGAAGGTGTTCAGCGCCACCATGCAGCTCATTGGCCGGGTGGACACCTTCGGGCTGAGCCTCTTCTTCCCCTCGGAAATCACGGCCTCCGCTGTGACCTTCGATCACCAGGGGAACGTGATCGTCGCCGATACGTCCAGTCACGCTGTCCTATGCTTAGGAAAACCCGAGGAGTTTCCCGGACCGAAGCCCGTCATCACCCACGGGCTTTCCCATCCTGTGGCACTGACCTTCACCAAGGAGAATTCTCTTCTTGTGCTGGACAGTGCAGCCCATTCTGTGAAAGTCTATAAGGTTGACTGGGGATGA